A single genomic interval of Oryza sativa Japonica Group chromosome 7, ASM3414082v1 harbors:
- the LOC107281620 gene encoding uncharacterized mitochondrial protein AtMg00810-like encodes MSECHPTATPVDTRAKLSASDGTPVKDPTEYRSLAGALQYLTLTRPELAYAVQQVCLFMHDPREPHLALVKRILRYVKGSLSAGLHIGTGPVKSLTAYSDADWAGCPDSRRSTSGYCSSSATI; translated from the coding sequence ATGTCTGAATGCCACCCCACCGCCACCCCAGTTGACACTCGGGCCAAGCTCTCCGCCTCCGACGGCACTCCCGTCAAGGATCCGACCGAGTACAGGAGCCTTGCAGGAGCTCTACAGTACCTCACTCTCACTCGGCCGGAGCTCGCCTATGCTGTCCAGCAAGTCTGCCTCTTCATGCATGATCCACGGGAGCCCCACCTTGCCTTGGTCAAGCGCATTCTGCGCTACGTCAAAggctctctctccgccggacTCCACATCGGCACCGGGCCTGTCAAGTCTCTGACGGCTTACTCTGATGCTGACTGGGCCGGCTGTCCTGACTCCCGACGCTCCACCTCCGGCTACTGCTCTTCCTCGGCGACAATCTGA
- the LOC136357431 gene encoding uncharacterized protein, producing MADRAWMNKERYCASYIEGVDIFMKAAKKNAASKKTKDIRYLEEMLHHAEPEVVAGSAHGLDNFDALKKAANDLLYDEAKGCEKDFTLLRTVLELMRLKARNGWSDSSFNDLLVLLKKLIPQPNSLPTSTYEAKKLICPLSLGVQKIHACVNHYILFRKEYEDLGRCPTCKSSRYNTSRSQSEGLDVALDDGPRQLGNDMDVFLEPLLEDMRDLWEHGIRVWDEFLREYFTLHAIIFVTVNDLPTLFSLLAQIKEKKGCVKKKETNKRKRNDAEVPASLSVPFKKHSIFFKYLPYWKDLDIRHSIDVMHLEKNVFDSTIGTILDIPTKTKDGPKSCKDLVDMQIRKELHPVDEGNNGKVYLLPACYTLTREEKMALCKSLHGVRVPTGFFSNIKRLVSMKDLSLSGYNSHDCHVMLTVFLTIAIRAVEPVHVKLVITKLCYFFNYISQKVIDPEELGPLRAFTIQTVCELEMCFPPSFFDMMQHLIVHIVPQIIALGPLYLHQMWPFERYMSILKGYVRNRAHPEGSMIEGYTTEEVIECCIDYLKDGKAIGLPVPRHEGFKNLDLPDGHTMEERTIKMLADGPSSVYTLWQAYDLNGYMFYTKAKDKRSACQYSGVRVEAIDRTGQKSTYYGFIEEICELDYRPNMQIPLFRCQWVKHPAGVSVDNFGLTIVDFDNVGHKDDPWVLADRVAQVFYVTNPSHLKKDIVISGKQRILGVDDVEDVEAYNQYENMTLFTYFRNKILRVEESIGESTKPYMRNEGVGKSV from the exons ATGGCGGACAGGGCATGGATGAATAAAGAGAGATATTGTGCGTCATACATTGAAGGAGTCGATATATTCATGAAAGCTGCTAAGAAGAATGCTGCATCTAAGAAGACCAAAGATATTAGAT ATTTGGAAGAGATGTTGCATCATGCTGAACCTGAGGTTGTTGCTGGGTCCGCTCATGGGTTGGATAACTTTGATGCATTGAAAAAGGCAGCGAATGATCTTTTGTACGATGAGGCAAAGGGCTGTGAGAAGGATTTCACATTGTTGCGGACGGTGCTTGAGCTTATGAGATTGAAGGCCAGAAATGGTTGGTCTGACAGTAGTTTTAACGACTTGTTAGTTCTGTTGAAGAAACTTATTCCGCAACCCAACTCCCTCCCAACAAGCACCTATGAAGCGAAGAAGCTTATATGCCCTTTGTCACTAGGTGTGCAAAAAATACACGCGTGTGTTAACCACTATATACTATTCCGTAAAGAGTACGAGGATTTGGGCAGATGCCCAACATGCAAGAGTAGTCGATACAATACAAGCCGTAGCCAGTCCGAGGGTCTGGATGTTGCCCTTGACGAT GGACCACGACAACTTGGCAATGACATGGATGTGTTTCTGGAGCCTTTGCTGGAGGATATGCGCGATTTGTGGGAACACGGGATCCGAGTTTGGGACGAATTCCTGCGGGAGTACTTCACGCTACATGCAATTATCTTTGTCACCGTCAACGACTTGCCCACACTGTTTTCCCTATTGGCACAGATCAAGGAAAAGAAGGGTTGC gtaaaaaagaaggaaacaaaTAAGCGGAAGAGAAATGATGCCGAAGTGCCAGCAAGCCTTAGCGTGCCATTCAAGAAGCACTCCATTTTCTTTAAGTACCTTCCGTACTGGAAAGATTTAGACATACGCCATTCTATCGATGTCATGCACCTAGAGAAAAATGTCTTCGATAGCACCATTGGGACTATACTGGACATACCAACTAAGACCAAGGATGGGCCGAAATCATGTAAGGACCTCGTGGATATGCAAATAAGGAAAGAGCTTCATCCTGTGGATGAAGGTAATAATGGAAAAGTGTACCTTCTGCCTGCTTGCTACACCTTGacaagagaggagaaaatggcATTGTGCAAATCCCTACATGGGGTGAGAGTGCCTACTGGCTTCTTCTCAAACATTAAGCGACTAGTGTCGATGAAGGATCTGTCGCTTTCAGGCTACAATTCCCATGACTGTCATGTAATGCTCACAGTATTCCTCACCATTGCAATTAGAGCAGTCGAACCAGTTCACGTAAAGCTGGTCATCACAAAGCTGTGTTATTTCTTCAATTACATATCTCAGAAAGTAATTGATCCTGAAGAGTTAGGTCCTCTTCGGGCTTTCACTATACAAACAGTGTGCGAGCTTGAGATGTGTTTCCCTCCATCATTTTTCGATATGATGCAACACCTCATAGTTCATATCGTGCCTCAGATAATTGCACTTGGGCCCCTGTACCTGCATCAGATGTGGCCTTTCGAACGATACATGTCCATTCTAAAAGGCTACGTACGGAACCGCGCCCACCCAGAGGGATCCATGATAGAGGGATACACAACCGAGGAGGTCATTGAGTGTTGCATTGATTACCTAAAAGATGGGAAAGCAATTGGTTTACCGGTACCCCGACATGAAG GGTTCAAGAACCTCGATCTACCAGATGGCCATACCATGGAAGAAAGAACAATTAAAATGCTGGCGGATGGGCCATCAAGTGTGTATACCTTGTGGCAAGCATATGATCTGAATGGATACATGTTTTACACAAAAGCGAAAGACAAAAGGAGTGCATGCCAATACAGTGGCGTTCGAGTAGAAGCAATCGACAGAACTGGGCAAAAGAGCACATACTATGGATTCATAGAAGAAATCTGCGAACTAGACTACAGGCCAAATATGCAGATTCCACTGTTTCGGTGCCAATGGGTGAAACACCCAGCCGGCGTGTCTGTGGACAACTTTGGGCTGACAATTGTCGACTTTGACAACGTAGGCCACAAGGATGACCCATGGGTGCTTGCCGATCGGGTCGCTCAAGTTTTTTATGTGACAAACCCATCTCATTTGAAGAAAGACATAGTTATTTCGGGAAAACAAAGGATTTTGGGAGTTGATGATGTCGAAGATGTCGAGGCATACAATCAATATGAGAACATGACACTATTCACATATTTTCGAAACAAGATATTACGCGTCGAAGAATCAATTGGTGAATCGACGAAGCCATACATGAGAAATGAAGGTGTAGGGAAAAGTGTTTGA